A window of the Fuscovulum sp. genome harbors these coding sequences:
- a CDS encoding MurR/RpiR family transcriptional regulator — protein sequence MTDAAPTTIDEFRSRLAAVTEGLPKRLRQCADYIAANTDRIAVSTVAELATGADVPPSALMRFCQILGFSGFSEMQKLFREAYAPGWPDYTTRLRNLKDSGAGSPSALLAEFVEAGRLSLEQLAKSTDEAALSQAVALLARADTLHVVGLRRAYPVASYLTYVLEKLAVPSILHDHAGRLDHRHALRPNDACIAITFAPYSDETLSVAQDARARGLPVVGMTDRLTSPVARLSSVVLTVPEVDFGAFRSLSATLALALSLAVAVGSARG from the coding sequence ATGACCGACGCCGCGCCGACCACGATCGACGAGTTTCGCAGCCGCCTTGCCGCGGTGACCGAAGGCCTGCCGAAACGCCTGCGCCAATGTGCCGATTACATCGCCGCGAATACGGATCGCATCGCCGTTTCCACCGTGGCGGAACTGGCCACCGGGGCCGATGTGCCGCCTTCGGCCCTGATGCGGTTTTGCCAGATCCTTGGTTTTTCCGGCTTTTCCGAAATGCAGAAACTGTTCCGCGAGGCCTATGCCCCGGGCTGGCCCGACTACACCACCCGCCTGCGCAACCTGAAAGACAGTGGCGCAGGCAGCCCTTCGGCCCTGCTGGCCGAGTTCGTCGAGGCCGGGCGGCTGTCGCTGGAGCAACTGGCGAAATCCACAGATGAGGCCGCGCTTTCGCAGGCCGTCGCGCTGCTGGCGCGGGCAGATACGCTGCATGTCGTGGGTCTGCGCCGCGCCTATCCGGTGGCAAGCTATCTGACCTATGTGCTGGAAAAGCTGGCCGTGCCGTCAATCCTGCACGATCACGCCGGCCGGCTGGACCATCGCCATGCGCTGCGGCCCAATGATGCCTGCATCGCCATCACCTTCGCGCCCTATTCGGATGAGACCCTGTCGGTCGCGCAGGATGCGCGGGCGCGCGGTCTGCCGGTGGTGGGGATGACCGACCGCCTGACCAGCCCGGTCGCGCGCCTGTCTTCGGTTGTGCTGACCGTGCCCGAGGTGGATTTCGGTGCCTTCCGGTCGCTTTCCGCCACGCTGGCGCTGGCGCTGTCGCTGGCTGTTGCGGTGGGGTCGGCGCGGGGCTGA
- the iolC gene encoding 5-dehydro-2-deoxygluconokinase: protein MTTTDKPLDVITIGRASVDLYGAQVGGRLEDMGSFQKYIGGSPTNMAAGTARLGLKSALITRVGDEHMGRFIREELAREGVDVRRVKTDPERLTALVLLGIRDDKQFPLIFYRENCADMALCEDDIDEGFIAQSRSVVATGTHLSHPRTAAAVIKALELARKHGLQTALDIDYRPNLWGLAGHGDGESRFIESAAVTAKLQATLHYFDLIVGTEEEFHIAGGTTDTIAALRAVRAVSKATLVCKRGPMGAAAFTGAIPDSLDDGETGPGFPIEVFNVLGAGDGFMSGLLKGWLDNEPWPVALKYANACGAFAVSRHGCTPAYPSWEELQFFLQRGVVERALRKDAALEQVHWATNRHKDWSTMRVFAFDHRMQLEAMEGATPAKIGAFKELCLTAALQVADGQPGHGILCDSRLGRDALYAAAGTGLWIGRPVEWPGSRPLTLEPEIGPDFGGLSEWPLEHVVKVLCFYHPDDDAEMKAKQEDTVLRLFHACRRNRLEMLLEIIPSKVGPVDDMTSARVIKRFYDLGIYPDWWKLEPFATDAAWSNACTAITTRDPHVRGIVVLGLDAAEDQLAASLALAARHDLVKGFAVGRTIFADAARGWLAGTMTDHAAITQMAERYARLCAIWDKARATKGHAA from the coding sequence GTGACGACAACTGATAAACCCCTGGATGTCATCACCATAGGCCGTGCCTCGGTCGATCTTTATGGCGCGCAGGTGGGCGGGCGTCTGGAAGACATGGGGTCATTCCAGAAATACATCGGGGGCAGCCCCACCAACATGGCCGCAGGCACCGCACGCCTTGGCCTGAAATCCGCGCTGATCACCCGCGTCGGCGATGAACATATGGGCCGCTTCATCCGCGAAGAACTGGCGCGCGAAGGCGTGGATGTGCGGCGTGTAAAGACCGATCCGGAACGCCTGACCGCGCTGGTCCTGCTGGGTATCCGCGATGACAAGCAATTCCCGCTGATCTTTTACCGCGAGAACTGCGCGGACATGGCGCTGTGCGAAGATGACATTGACGAAGGCTTTATCGCGCAATCCCGGTCTGTCGTCGCCACGGGCACCCACCTGTCGCATCCCCGCACGGCGGCGGCGGTGATCAAGGCGCTGGAACTGGCGCGCAAGCACGGGCTTCAAACCGCGCTGGACATCGACTATCGCCCCAATCTCTGGGGCCTTGCCGGGCATGGCGATGGCGAAAGCCGCTTCATCGAAAGCGCTGCCGTCACGGCCAAGCTGCAGGCGACGCTGCATTATTTCGATCTGATCGTCGGCACGGAAGAGGAATTCCACATCGCGGGCGGAACCACCGACACCATCGCCGCCCTGCGCGCCGTGCGGGCGGTCAGCAAGGCCACGTTGGTCTGCAAGCGCGGGCCGATGGGGGCCGCAGCCTTTACCGGCGCGATCCCCGACTCTCTGGACGATGGCGAAACCGGCCCCGGCTTCCCGATTGAGGTGTTCAACGTGCTGGGCGCGGGCGACGGGTTCATGTCCGGCCTTCTGAAAGGCTGGCTGGATAACGAGCCTTGGCCCGTCGCGCTCAAATACGCCAATGCCTGCGGGGCCTTTGCCGTTTCGCGCCATGGCTGCACGCCTGCCTATCCCAGCTGGGAGGAGCTGCAATTCTTCTTGCAACGCGGCGTTGTCGAACGCGCGTTGCGCAAGGATGCCGCACTGGAGCAGGTGCATTGGGCGACCAACCGGCACAAGGATTGGTCCACGATGCGTGTCTTCGCTTTTGACCACCGCATGCAGCTGGAGGCGATGGAGGGGGCCACCCCCGCCAAGATCGGCGCGTTCAAGGAGCTGTGCCTGACCGCCGCGCTGCAGGTGGCGGATGGCCAGCCCGGCCATGGCATCCTGTGCGATTCCCGCCTGGGCCGCGACGCGCTTTATGCCGCTGCCGGAACCGGTCTGTGGATTGGGCGGCCGGTCGAATGGCCGGGATCGCGCCCCCTGACGCTGGAACCCGAGATTGGCCCTGATTTCGGCGGCCTGTCGGAATGGCCACTGGAACATGTGGTCAAGGTGCTGTGCTTCTATCACCCCGATGACGATGCAGAGATGAAGGCGAAACAGGAGGATACCGTCCTGCGCCTGTTCCATGCCTGCCGCCGCAACCGTCTGGAAATGCTGCTGGAAATCATCCCGTCCAAGGTTGGGCCAGTGGATGACATGACATCAGCCCGCGTCATAAAGCGCTTCTATGACCTTGGTATCTATCCCGATTGGTGGAAGCTGGAACCCTTTGCGACAGATGCGGCTTGGTCGAACGCCTGTACCGCCATCACCACCCGCGATCCCCATGTCCGCGGCATTGTCGTGCTGGGCCTTGATGCGGCCGAAGATCAGCTTGCCGCCTCGCTGGCGCTGGCCGCGCGGCATGATCTCGTGAAAGGCTTCGCCGTGGGGCGCACCATATTCGCCGATGCCGCGCGTGGCTGGCTGGCTGGCACCATGACGGATCACGCGGCCATCACTCAGATGGCCGAACGCTATGCCCGCCTTTGCGCCATCTGGGACAAGGCCCGCGCCACAAAAGGACATGCCGCATGA
- the iolD gene encoding 3D-(3,5/4)-trihydroxycyclohexane-1,2-dione acylhydrolase (decyclizing): protein MTTIRLTAAQAMIRWLSVQHTEDGSRFIEGIWAIFGHGNVAGIGEALHGARDVFPTWRGHNEQTMAHAAIAYAKAHKRRKAMAVTTSIGPGALNVVTAAALAHVNRLPLLIIPGDVFANRAPDPVLQQVEDFGDGTISANDCFKPVSRYFDRITRPEQIMTALPRALRVMTDPAECGPVTLAFCQDVQAEAFDYPEAFFTPKVWHIRRPEPDAGELAVAIAALKAAKSPVIVAGGGVIYSQAEERLAAFATAHNIPVVETQGGKSALAHDHALNFGPVGVTGASSANIVCENADLVIGLGTRFQDFTTGSWSLFKNPARRILSINVQPFDAAKHNALSLVADARVALDALAAALGTQRFAAPNAKLKADWAQATAAVKAAPEAGNALPTDAQVIGAVQRSAGPATVVMGAAGTMPGELHKIWDAAAGGYHMEYGFSCMGYEIAGAMGIKMARPAADVICMLGDGSYMMANSELATAVMMGIPFTVVVTDNRGYGCINRLQQGTGGAPFNNLLDDSHHVNPSHIDFAAHAGAMGAKAVKVGSIAELEAALAEAKGAAIPVVIVIDTDPALSTAAGGTWWDVAVPEVSTRAEVRAARARYEENTKKQLLAN from the coding sequence ATGACCACGATCCGCCTTACCGCCGCACAAGCCATGATCCGCTGGCTTTCGGTCCAGCATACGGAAGATGGCAGCCGTTTCATCGAAGGCATCTGGGCCATCTTCGGCCATGGTAACGTGGCCGGCATCGGCGAGGCGCTGCATGGCGCCCGCGATGTGTTCCCCACCTGGCGTGGCCATAACGAACAGACCATGGCCCATGCCGCCATCGCCTATGCCAAGGCACACAAGCGGCGCAAGGCCATGGCGGTGACCACCTCTATCGGCCCCGGCGCGCTGAACGTGGTGACGGCCGCAGCACTTGCCCATGTGAACCGCCTGCCGCTTCTGATCATCCCCGGCGATGTCTTTGCCAATCGCGCGCCCGATCCCGTGCTGCAACAGGTGGAAGATTTCGGCGATGGCACCATCAGCGCCAATGATTGCTTCAAGCCCGTCAGCCGCTATTTCGACCGCATCACCCGGCCGGAACAGATCATGACGGCACTGCCCCGCGCGCTGCGGGTGATGACGGACCCCGCCGAATGCGGCCCCGTGACGCTGGCCTTCTGTCAGGACGTGCAGGCCGAGGCATTCGACTACCCCGAGGCTTTCTTCACCCCCAAGGTCTGGCACATCCGCCGCCCCGAACCCGATGCGGGCGAATTGGCCGTGGCCATCGCGGCGCTGAAGGCGGCAAAATCGCCGGTCATCGTGGCAGGTGGCGGCGTGATATATTCACAGGCCGAGGAACGCTTGGCCGCCTTTGCCACCGCCCATAACATCCCCGTGGTGGAAACGCAGGGTGGCAAATCTGCGCTGGCCCATGACCATGCGCTGAACTTCGGCCCGGTCGGCGTGACGGGGGCCTCATCGGCCAATATCGTGTGCGAAAATGCCGATCTGGTGATCGGCCTTGGCACAAGGTTTCAGGATTTCACCACCGGGTCATGGTCGCTGTTCAAAAACCCCGCGCGGCGGATTCTGTCGATCAACGTGCAGCCGTTCGATGCGGCCAAGCACAACGCGCTGTCGCTTGTCGCGGATGCCCGCGTCGCGCTGGATGCGCTGGCGGCGGCGCTGGGAACCCAGCGCTTTGCCGCTCCGAATGCAAAGCTGAAGGCCGACTGGGCGCAGGCCACGGCGGCCGTCAAAGCCGCGCCCGAGGCCGGGAATGCCCTGCCAACGGATGCGCAGGTGATTGGCGCCGTGCAGCGCAGCGCAGGTCCTGCAACCGTGGTGATGGGGGCCGCAGGCACCATGCCGGGCGAGTTGCACAAGATCTGGGATGCGGCCGCGGGTGGCTATCACATGGAATACGGTTTCTCCTGCATGGGCTATGAAATCGCCGGGGCCATGGGCATCAAGATGGCGCGCCCTGCGGCGGATGTGATCTGCATGCTGGGTGACGGGTCCTACATGATGGCCAATAGCGAACTGGCCACCGCCGTGATGATGGGCATACCCTTTACTGTCGTGGTGACCGACAATCGCGGCTATGGCTGTATCAACCGTTTGCAACAGGGCACGGGCGGCGCGCCGTTCAACAACCTTCTGGATGACAGCCACCACGTGAACCCCAGCCATATCGACTTTGCCGCCCATGCAGGCGCAATGGGGGCAAAGGCGGTGAAGGTGGGCAGCATCGCCGAGCTTGAGGCCGCGCTGGCCGAAGCCAAAGGCGCCGCGATCCCGGTGGTGATCGTGATCGACACCGATCCCGCGCTCTCCACCGCCGCCGGCGGCACCTGGTGGGATGTGGCCGTGCCCGAAGTATCCACCCGTGCCGAGGTGCGCGCAGCCCGCGCGCGCTATGAAGAAAACACAAAGAAACAGTTGCTTGCAAACTGA
- the iolE gene encoding myo-inosose-2 dehydratase gives MILFGTNPIAWANDDDRSIGADIPTARILDEAGRQIGFDGIENGHRWPDDPEELRAMLGSYGLKFISGWYSTELLIRSVEDEIAAVQPHLAKLKHNGCKVCIVCETSNAIHGDAAKAVNDRPKLSASEMNAFGAKLEAFAAYLAGQGVTLVYHHHMGTIVESPEEIDALMAATGPHTHLLFDAGHCAFGGGDPVAVLTKHIARVRHFHAKNIRPAVVDKVRKEGWSFLKGVVEGAFTVPGDQEGGIDFAPLLNILGKAGYDGWIVIEAEQNPQVRNPLLYQTLGLATLKRLSREAGLI, from the coding sequence ATGATCCTTTTCGGAACCAATCCCATCGCCTGGGCAAATGACGACGACCGCAGCATCGGGGCCGATATCCCTACCGCGCGCATTCTGGATGAGGCAGGTCGTCAGATCGGCTTTGACGGCATCGAAAATGGCCATCGCTGGCCGGACGATCCGGAAGAGTTGCGTGCAATGCTTGGCTCTTACGGGCTGAAGTTCATTTCCGGCTGGTATTCGACAGAGCTGCTGATCCGGTCGGTCGAAGATGAAATCGCCGCCGTTCAGCCGCATCTGGCCAAGCTGAAACACAATGGCTGCAAGGTTTGCATCGTTTGCGAAACCTCGAACGCCATTCATGGCGACGCGGCCAAGGCTGTGAATGATCGCCCGAAACTTTCTGCCAGCGAAATGAATGCCTTCGGCGCGAAACTTGAAGCCTTCGCCGCCTATCTTGCAGGGCAGGGCGTGACGCTGGTTTACCACCACCACATGGGCACCATTGTGGAAAGCCCGGAAGAGATTGACGCGCTGATGGCCGCCACGGGGCCGCATACCCATCTGCTCTTCGACGCGGGCCATTGTGCCTTTGGCGGCGGCGATCCGGTGGCGGTGCTGACGAAACACATCGCCCGCGTGCGCCATTTCCATGCCAAGAACATCCGCCCCGCCGTGGTGGACAAGGTCCGCAAGGAAGGTTGGTCTTTCCTGAAGGGTGTGGTCGAAGGGGCCTTCACCGTGCCCGGCGATCAGGAAGGCGGTATCGATTTTGCGCCGCTGCTGAACATCCTTGGCAAGGCAGGCTATGACGGCTGGATCGTGATCGAGGCGGAACAGAACCCGCAGGTCCGCAACCCGCTGCTCTATCAGACGCTCGGTCTGGCGACGTTGAAGCGGCTTTCGCGGGAAGCCGGTCTCATTTGA
- the iolB gene encoding 5-deoxy-glucuronate isomerase, translating into MADLLRKPTGTNGKVHDITPESAGWGYVGFTLYRLTPGQSAAEATGAREAILVLVEGKARITAGGADFGEMGDRMDVFEKTPPHCLYVPGGSDWQAVATTDCTLAICTAPGMGNHPVQRLGPEGITLTPRGQGANTRHINNIAMEAREVADSLLVTEVFTPAGNWSSYPSHRHDEDDFPRMTYLEETYYMRLNPAQGFGIQRVYTEDGSLDETMAVKNHDVTLVPKGHHPCGAPYGYEMYYLNVMAGPRRNWRFQNDPDHDWIYRRDNPEAAV; encoded by the coding sequence ATGGCCGATCTTCTGCGCAAGCCTACGGGGACCAATGGCAAGGTTCATGACATCACGCCGGAAAGCGCGGGCTGGGGCTATGTGGGGTTCACCCTCTATCGCCTGACCCCCGGCCAATCGGCGGCCGAGGCGACGGGGGCGCGCGAGGCGATCCTTGTGCTGGTCGAAGGCAAGGCGCGGATCACAGCCGGCGGCGCAGACTTCGGCGAAATGGGCGACCGGATGGATGTGTTTGAAAAGACCCCGCCGCACTGCCTTTATGTTCCGGGTGGCAGCGACTGGCAGGCCGTGGCTACCACGGATTGCACGCTGGCCATCTGCACCGCACCGGGCATGGGCAATCATCCGGTGCAACGGCTTGGGCCGGAAGGCATCACGCTGACGCCACGCGGGCAAGGGGCCAATACGCGCCACATCAACAACATCGCCATGGAAGCGCGCGAAGTGGCCGACAGCCTGCTGGTGACCGAGGTGTTCACCCCCGCCGGCAACTGGTCCAGCTATCCCAGCCACCGGCATGATGAGGATGACTTCCCCCGCATGACCTATCTGGAAGAGACTTATTACATGCGCCTCAATCCGGCGCAGGGTTTTGGCATCCAGCGTGTCTATACTGAGGATGGCAGTCTGGATGAAACCATGGCGGTCAAGAACCACGACGTGACGCTGGTGCCAAAAGGGCATCATCCCTGTGGCGCGCCCTATGGCTATGAGATGTATTATCTGAACGTCATGGCAGGCCCGCGCCGCAATTGGCGGTTCCAGAACGATCCCGATCACGACTGGATCTATCGTCGCGACAACCCTGAGGCCGCGGTCTGA
- a CDS encoding ATP-binding protein — protein sequence MHAEMMRTIVAAVPLPVIAIGRDERVAAANPAALALFGAAIEGRHHLLSLRQPALQEAIAAALGQGVAGTVRHVIPGPSQDITYRVTVAPAGEGHALLTFEDVTEAEQMGQMRRDFVANVSHELRTPLTALLGFIETLRGAAKDDPAARERFLSIMEREAGRMNRLIGDLLQLSRVESQERIRPTERVDLQALVTGAVATLRPLAEGAGVAVEVTGEPGPLPVPGDADQITQVLVNLIENAVKYGGAGGKVDIHIAREQLPRGPGLRIDVMDQGEGIDPVHIPRLTERFYRVDGHRSREQGGTGLGLAIVKHIIQRHRGRIRIESERGKGSVFSVILPET from the coding sequence ATGCATGCGGAAATGATGCGGACAATCGTGGCAGCGGTGCCCCTTCCGGTGATCGCCATCGGGCGGGATGAACGGGTCGCGGCGGCCAATCCGGCGGCACTCGCGCTCTTTGGTGCGGCCATCGAAGGGCGGCATCATCTGCTGTCGCTCCGCCAGCCCGCGCTGCAAGAGGCCATCGCCGCCGCGCTGGGGCAGGGTGTGGCGGGCACGGTGCGCCATGTGATCCCCGGCCCGTCGCAAGACATCACCTATCGCGTCACCGTGGCCCCGGCGGGCGAGGGGCACGCGCTGCTGACCTTTGAAGACGTGACCGAGGCTGAACAGATGGGCCAGATGCGCCGCGATTTCGTGGCCAATGTCAGCCATGAGCTGCGCACACCGCTGACTGCGCTGCTGGGTTTCATCGAAACGCTGCGCGGCGCCGCAAAGGATGATCCCGCGGCGCGCGAGCGGTTCCTGTCCATCATGGAACGCGAGGCGGGCCGCATGAATCGCCTGATCGGTGATCTGCTGCAACTGAGCCGTGTGGAAAGCCAGGAACGCATCCGCCCCACCGAACGGGTGGATTTGCAGGCGCTGGTGACAGGCGCGGTTGCCACGCTGCGCCCGCTTGCCGAAGGCGCAGGTGTCGCGGTCGAGGTGACCGGCGAACCCGGCCCGCTGCCCGTGCCGGGCGATGCCGATCAGATCACGCAGGTGCTGGTAAACCTGATCGAAAACGCCGTGAAATACGGTGGCGCGGGGGGCAAGGTCGACATCCATATCGCGCGCGAACAACTGCCGCGCGGCCCCGGTCTGCGGATCGACGTGATGGACCAGGGCGAGGGAATCGACCCCGTCCATATCCCCCGCCTGACCGAACGATTCTACCGCGTCGACGGCCACCGCTCGCGCGAACAGGGGGGCACAGGGCTGGGCCTGGCCATCGTCAAGCACATCATCCAGCGCCATCGCGGCCGTATCCGGATTGAAAGCGAACGCGGAAAAGGCAGCGTTTTCAGCGTGATACTTCCCGAAACGTGA
- the phoU gene encoding phosphate signaling complex protein PhoU, with protein MPQTHIMLAFDRDLASIQEQVLRMGSLVEAALVDAAEALETRDAATAQRVRAGDKDIDALEEQINSDCARLIALRAPAASDLRTVLTVMKIAANLERCGDYAKNLAKRSLVLAEMTTLPVPTGAIRQMAKHVSALLTDALAAFVARDVALAAEVRQRDQEVDQMYSALFRELLTEMMEDHRNITPAMHLHFIAKNIERVGDHATAVAEQVIYLVTGALPGDDRPKLDSTAAGTPDV; from the coding sequence ATGCCCCAGACCCATATCATGCTGGCCTTCGACCGCGACCTCGCCTCGATTCAAGAGCAGGTTCTGCGCATGGGCAGTCTGGTCGAGGCCGCGCTTGTGGATGCGGCCGAGGCGCTGGAAACCCGCGATGCAGCCACGGCCCAGCGGGTTCGGGCGGGTGACAAGGACATCGACGCGCTGGAAGAACAGATCAATTCCGATTGCGCGCGCCTGATCGCGCTGCGTGCCCCTGCGGCATCCGACCTGCGCACGGTGCTCACGGTGATGAAAATCGCGGCCAACCTCGAACGCTGCGGCGACTATGCCAAGAACCTTGCCAAGCGGTCGCTCGTGCTGGCCGAGATGACGACCCTGCCGGTGCCCACGGGTGCGATCCGGCAGATGGCGAAACATGTCTCGGCCTTGTTGACCGATGCGCTGGCGGCCTTTGTTGCGCGTGATGTGGCACTGGCCGCCGAGGTGCGGCAGCGTGATCAGGAGGTGGATCAGATGTATTCCGCCCTGTTTCGCGAATTGCTGACCGAGATGATGGAAGACCACCGCAACATCACCCCGGCCATGCATCTGCACTTCATCGCCAAGAATATCGAACGGGTGGGCGATCACGCCACAGCGGTGGCCGAACAGGTGATCTACCTCGTCACCGGCGCGCTTCCGGGCGATGACCGGCCCAAACTCGACAGTACCGCCGCAGGCACGCCTGACGTCTGA
- a CDS encoding nucleoside hydrolase — translation MTHPRKIIIDTDPGQDDAVAILLALASPDEIEVLGLTAVAGNVPLALTQKNARIICELAGKPATPVYAGCDRPMTRKLVTAEHVHGKTGLDGPQMADPVMPLAEGHAVDFIIETLRREAPHTVTLCPLGPLTNIATAFERAPDIVGRVQQIVLMGGAYFEVGNITPTAEFNIYVDPEAAEIVFKSGIPIVVMPLDVTHKALTTRARVEAFRALGNEAGRMVAEWTDFFERFDMQKYGSDGAPLHDPCVIAYLIRPELFAGRHINVEIETQSPLTLGMTVADWWGVTDRPANALFVGSVDAEGFYALLTERIGRL, via the coding sequence ATGACGCATCCGCGCAAGATCATCATCGACACTGATCCGGGGCAGGATGATGCGGTGGCGATCCTTCTGGCGCTGGCCAGCCCGGACGAGATCGAGGTGCTGGGCCTGACCGCAGTGGCGGGCAACGTGCCGCTGGCGCTGACGCAAAAGAATGCGCGCATCATCTGCGAACTGGCGGGCAAGCCCGCGACGCCCGTCTATGCCGGGTGCGACCGGCCCATGACGCGCAAGTTGGTGACGGCGGAACATGTGCATGGCAAGACCGGGTTGGACGGCCCGCAGATGGCCGACCCCGTGATGCCCTTGGCCGAGGGCCATGCCGTCGATTTCATCATCGAGACGCTGCGCCGCGAGGCGCCGCATACCGTGACGCTCTGCCCGTTGGGGCCGCTGACCAACATCGCCACCGCCTTTGAACGCGCGCCCGATATCGTGGGCCGGGTGCAGCAGATCGTGTTGATGGGCGGCGCCTATTTCGAGGTGGGCAACATCACACCGACGGCCGAGTTCAACATCTATGTCGATCCCGAGGCGGCAGAGATCGTGTTCAAATCCGGCATTCCCATCGTCGTGATGCCGCTGGACGTAACGCATAAGGCCCTGACCACCCGCGCGCGGGTGGAGGCGTTCCGCGCCCTTGGCAATGAGGCCGGGCGGATGGTGGCCGAATGGACCGATTTCTTCGAACGCTTTGACATGCAGAAATACGGCTCAGACGGCGCGCCGCTGCATGACCCTTGCGTCATCGCCTATCTGATCCGGCCCGAGCTGTTCGCCGGGCGGCATATCAACGTGGAGATCGAGACGCAGTCGCCCCTGACATTGGGGATGACAGTGGCCGATTGGTGGGGGGTGACGGATCGCCCGGCCAATGCGTTGTTCGTCGGATCGGTGGACGCAGAGGGATTCTATGCCCTGCTGACCGAACGGATCGGCCGGCTTTAA
- a CDS encoding Fe(3+) ABC transporter substrate-binding protein produces the protein MRLSLMALALASTAAPVLADEINVYSHRQPELIQPLVDAFTAETGITVNVAFVDKGMAERLVAEGDRSPADLVLTVDIARLTQVVDAGVTQAVQSDVLEANIPAALRDENDQWFGLTSRARIVYASKDRVAEGEVTTYEDLADPKWQGRICIRSGTNDYNVALTAAVIAHHGEEAAKAWLEGVKANLARKPDGGDRDQVKAIAAGECDIAVGNTYYIGQMLADPEQKEAAESVKILFPTFEGDGTHLNVSGVAMTKAAPNRENALKFMEWLSGDEAQKIYAETNHEYPVKPGVAKSDLVASWGEFTPDSKPLTEVAKLRPAALKLIEEVNFDG, from the coding sequence ATGCGCCTTTCCCTGATGGCCCTCGCCCTCGCCTCCACCGCCGCGCCTGTGCTGGCAGATGAGATCAACGTCTATTCCCACCGTCAGCCCGAACTGATCCAGCCGCTGGTCGATGCCTTTACCGCCGAGACCGGAATCACGGTCAACGTGGCCTTTGTCGACAAGGGGATGGCGGAACGTCTGGTGGCGGAAGGCGACCGATCGCCGGCGGATCTGGTTCTTACCGTGGATATCGCACGGCTGACGCAGGTCGTCGATGCGGGTGTGACGCAGGCGGTGCAATCCGATGTGCTGGAGGCGAATATTCCCGCCGCCCTGCGCGACGAGAATGACCAGTGGTTCGGACTGACCAGCCGCGCGCGGATCGTCTATGCCAGCAAGGACCGCGTGGCCGAGGGCGAGGTGACGACCTATGAGGATCTGGCCGATCCGAAATGGCAGGGACGTATCTGCATCCGCTCTGGCACCAATGATTACAACGTCGCGTTGACGGCGGCGGTGATTGCCCATCACGGCGAAGAGGCCGCAAAAGCATGGCTGGAAGGCGTGAAGGCCAATCTGGCGCGCAAACCCGATGGCGGCGACCGGGATCAGGTCAAGGCGATTGCGGCAGGCGAATGTGACATTGCCGTGGGCAACACCTATTACATCGGGCAGATGCTGGCCGACCCCGAACAGAAAGAGGCCGCCGAATCCGTAAAGATCCTGTTCCCGACCTTTGAAGGCGACGGCACCCATCTGAACGTGTCGGGTGTTGCGATGACCAAAGCCGCGCCCAACCGTGAAAACGCGCTGAAATTCATGGAATGGCTGTCGGGGGATGAGGCGCAAAAGATCTATGCCGAAACCAACCACGAATACCCGGTGAAACCGGGGGTGGCGAAATCGGATCTGGTGGCAAGCTGGGGCGAATTCACCCCGGATTCCAAACCCCTGACCGAAGTGGCCAAGCTGCGCCCGGCAGCGCTGAAACTGATCGAAGAGGTCAATTTCGACGGCTGA